The Gemmatimonadota bacterium genome window below encodes:
- a CDS encoding class II aldolase/adducin family protein — translation MDYSFAGLHQDDRFRWFADGLRTVMDRHGHTWVDDPDAAKLVVNFFRGAEPRPFRRRAQAVFLAGVADVDGPFDSHLVHGYPLLIRSLSNLFIALVDGEAQDPDIHFVTPEQGHYVVAGNCDRPQYFEQVYRRIEPLASSR, via the coding sequence ATGGACTACTCGTTCGCCGGGCTTCACCAAGACGACCGCTTCCGCTGGTTCGCGGACGGCCTCCGGACCGTCATGGACCGGCACGGGCACACCTGGGTCGACGACCCGGATGCGGCCAAGCTGGTCGTCAACTTCTTCCGGGGCGCCGAGCCCCGTCCCTTCCGGCGGCGCGCCCAGGCGGTCTTCCTGGCCGGCGTCGCCGACGTGGACGGTCCGTTCGACAGCCACCTGGTCCACGGCTACCCGCTGCTGATCCGCTCGCTGTCCAACCTGTTCATCGCGCTGGTGGACGGAGAGGCCCAGGACCCCGACATCCACTTCGTCACGCCGGAGCAGGGGCACTACGTGGTGGCGGGCAACTGTGACCGGCCGCAGTATTTCGAGCAGGTCTACCGTCGGATCGAGCCACTGGCGTCCAGCCG
- the ychF gene encoding redox-regulated ATPase YchF — MLRVGIVGLPNVGKSSLFNALTAAGVPSENFPFCTVDPNVGTVEVPDPRLDHLHELVGSKRKVPTFIHFVDIAGLVAGASQGEGLGNRFLSHIREVDAIAHVLRCFEDPNVTHVAGSVDPVRDRDIVETELVLADLESIERRRERLTKKARSGEKEAQRELALVERVHAVLADGRPARLVEVEPEERTLLKQLQLLTAKPVLYVLNVAEGDLPQGRNRWTEAVEAALGSDGLERTVPVSSRVESELADLDPADRAEFLEGLGIEERGLDRLVREAYALLDLLTFFTSGEQESRAWTVRRGAKAPEAAGQIHSDFERGFIRAETIHYDEFVGIGSMKKAREEGRIRSEGKEYLVQDGDIMLFRFNV, encoded by the coding sequence ATGCTGAGAGTCGGAATCGTGGGTCTGCCCAACGTGGGCAAGTCCTCCCTGTTCAATGCCTTGACGGCCGCGGGCGTCCCGTCGGAGAACTTCCCGTTCTGCACGGTGGACCCCAACGTCGGCACCGTCGAGGTGCCCGATCCCCGGCTCGACCATCTGCACGAGCTCGTCGGGTCGAAGCGCAAGGTCCCCACCTTCATCCATTTCGTCGACATCGCCGGGCTGGTGGCCGGGGCCTCCCAGGGAGAAGGGCTCGGCAACCGCTTCCTCTCCCATATCCGGGAGGTCGATGCCATCGCGCACGTGCTGCGTTGCTTCGAGGACCCCAACGTCACCCACGTGGCCGGGAGCGTGGACCCGGTGCGGGACCGGGACATCGTCGAGACCGAGCTGGTCCTGGCGGACCTGGAGAGCATCGAGCGTCGCCGCGAGCGGCTGACCAAGAAGGCGCGCTCCGGCGAGAAGGAGGCCCAGCGCGAGCTGGCCCTGGTCGAGCGGGTCCATGCGGTGCTGGCGGACGGACGGCCCGCGCGCCTGGTGGAGGTCGAGCCCGAGGAGCGGACCCTCCTGAAGCAGCTCCAGCTGTTGACCGCCAAGCCGGTCCTGTACGTCCTCAATGTGGCCGAGGGAGACCTGCCGCAGGGACGGAACCGCTGGACGGAGGCCGTGGAGGCCGCCCTGGGCAGCGACGGGCTGGAGCGGACCGTCCCGGTCAGCAGCCGGGTGGAGTCGGAGCTGGCGGACCTGGATCCGGCCGACCGGGCCGAGTTCCTGGAGGGCCTGGGGATCGAGGAGCGCGGCCTGGACCGGCTCGTGCGGGAGGCCTACGCGCTTCTGGACCTGCTCACCTTCTTCACGTCGGGCGAGCAGGAGTCGCGTGCCTGGACCGTACGGCGGGGGGCCAAGGCCCCCGAGGCGGCCGGGCAGATCCACTCGGACTTCGAGCGTGGCTTCATCCGGGCCGAGACGATCCACTACGACGAGTTCGTGGGGATCGGCTCGATGAAGAAGGCCCGGGAGGAGGGGCGCATCCGCTCCGAGGGCAAGGAGTACCTCGTCCAGGACGGGGACATCATGCTCTTCCGCTTCAACGTCTGA
- the rpsR gene encoding 30S ribosomal protein S18, translating to MRLYEIVYIFDPSVSEEGVTQKLERYHGIATRTSGAEVIAVDPWGARQLAYPVGPHKSGQYVVAHVRMAPEDLTEFERVIGLDGELIRHLIVVNEGEPTNGMSILAERPESATRREEEDDDDDDGDEGAPDEDDDDEGRRGPVEFSGGRGRRRRIEGPAIELLNYKDVGTLSKFMTEQGKILPKRTTKVTAAFQRTLGRAIKRARYLALIPYVRDHEA from the coding sequence ATGCGCCTGTACGAGATCGTCTACATCTTCGACCCCTCCGTCTCCGAGGAGGGCGTCACCCAGAAGCTGGAGCGCTACCACGGCATCGCCACCCGGACGTCCGGGGCCGAGGTCATCGCCGTGGATCCCTGGGGGGCCCGCCAGCTGGCCTACCCCGTGGGGCCTCACAAGAGCGGCCAGTACGTCGTGGCCCACGTCCGCATGGCTCCCGAGGACCTCACCGAGTTCGAGCGCGTCATCGGACTGGACGGCGAGCTGATCCGCCACCTCATCGTGGTGAACGAGGGCGAGCCCACGAACGGCATGTCCATCCTGGCGGAACGGCCCGAGTCGGCCACCCGGCGGGAGGAGGAGGATGACGACGATGACGACGGCGACGAGGGCGCGCCCGACGAGGACGACGACGACGAGGGCCGCCGCGGACCGGTCGAGTTCTCCGGCGGCCGTGGCCGCCGTCGGCGGATCGAAGGGCCCGCCATCGAGCTGCTGAACTACAAGGACGTCGGGACGCTGTCGAAGTTCATGACGGAGCAGGGCAAGATCCTGCCCAAGCGCACCACCAAGGTGACGGCCGCCTTCCAGCGCACGCTGGGACGCGCCATCAAGCGGGCGCGCTACCTGGCCCTGATCCCGTACGTACGGGATCACGAGGCCTGA
- a CDS encoding DUF2232 domain-containing protein, whose translation MTPAAERARRWVRPAVLLLILWGISVVPGTPLVALALLVQLALLPRPRTGPALFVAIAAALLVFSGPGDGLWFVVRGWGLVLGLSFVAVTLYRPAAPFISRALGALVAAVAIVALLFQWGPPDWQVVDWLVGSRIRQVGATALEGVRLLAGERTATPTLLGALSRMIEWQVSVYPGILLVSSLCALAVAWWVYVRVAQGSDRALGPLRDFRFSDQWVWIVVAGFALVLLGASEGWSRAGASTLVFMAALYVARGAAVVVFLTGGVSWAGVALALVGLALLPQVLVGGTFMVGLSDTWLDIRGRARAVLNG comes from the coding sequence GTGACGCCGGCCGCGGAGCGGGCCCGGCGCTGGGTGCGACCGGCCGTGCTCCTGCTGATCCTGTGGGGCATCTCGGTCGTCCCCGGCACGCCGCTCGTCGCCCTGGCCCTGCTGGTCCAGCTCGCGCTGCTGCCGCGTCCCCGTACGGGGCCTGCGCTGTTCGTGGCCATCGCGGCGGCCCTGCTGGTCTTCTCCGGTCCCGGGGACGGCCTGTGGTTCGTGGTGCGGGGCTGGGGGCTGGTGCTGGGGCTTTCGTTCGTGGCGGTCACGCTGTACCGCCCGGCGGCGCCCTTCATCAGCCGGGCGCTCGGGGCACTGGTCGCCGCCGTCGCCATCGTGGCGCTGCTGTTCCAGTGGGGGCCGCCCGACTGGCAGGTGGTCGACTGGTTGGTGGGGAGCCGCATCCGGCAGGTGGGCGCCACCGCGCTGGAGGGTGTCCGCCTGCTGGCGGGGGAGCGTACGGCCACCCCCACGCTGCTGGGCGCGCTTTCGCGCATGATCGAGTGGCAGGTGTCGGTCTATCCGGGCATCCTGCTGGTGTCCTCGCTCTGCGCGCTGGCCGTGGCCTGGTGGGTGTACGTGCGGGTGGCGCAGGGCAGCGACCGTGCGCTCGGGCCGCTGCGGGACTTCCGCTTCAGCGACCAGTGGGTGTGGATCGTGGTGGCGGGCTTCGCGCTGGTGCTGTTGGGGGCGTCGGAGGGCTGGTCGCGCGCCGGTGCCAGCACGCTCGTGTTCATGGCGGCGCTCTATGTGGCGCGCGGCGCCGCGGTGGTGGTGTTCCTCACCGGCGGCGTCTCCTGGGCCGGGGTGGCTCTGGCCCTCGTGGGCCTGGCCCTGTTGCCTCAGGTGCTGGTGGGGGGGACGTTCATGGTGGGGTTGAGTGACACGTGGTTGGACATCCGCGGGCGTGCCCGCGCGGTGCTGAACGGTTGA
- the rplI gene encoding 50S ribosomal protein L9, protein MKIILKETVEHLGEAGEVVSVKPGYARNFLLPRGLAYRATDANLRRIEAERAQAEERSRRDYLEARRRASQLEGKSLAFTAKAGEEGKLFGSITSSDIAERLNGGGLDFEVDRRKIELDEPLKQVGTFTVSVRLHADVHVPVEVRIDAEA, encoded by the coding sequence ATGAAGATCATTCTGAAGGAGACGGTCGAGCACCTCGGAGAAGCCGGTGAGGTCGTGTCCGTCAAGCCCGGCTACGCCCGCAACTTCCTGCTTCCGCGCGGTCTCGCGTACCGTGCGACGGACGCCAACCTGCGCCGCATCGAGGCCGAGCGGGCGCAGGCCGAAGAGCGCAGCCGGCGCGACTACCTCGAGGCCAGGCGGCGCGCGTCGCAGCTCGAGGGCAAGAGCCTCGCGTTCACGGCCAAGGCGGGCGAGGAGGGCAAGCTGTTCGGCTCCATCACCAGCAGCGACATCGCCGAGCGCCTGAACGGCGGTGGCCTCGACTTCGAGGTGGATCGTCGCAAGATCGAGCTGGACGAGCCGCTCAAGCAGGTCGGCACCTTCACGGTCTCCGTCCGGCTGCACGCGGATGTGCACGTGCCCGTGGAAGTGCGCATCGACGCCGAGGCCTAG
- the rsfS gene encoding ribosome silencing factor: MASAKGDGSGSAAEALAVRIAECALERKAEHVVALDLRGISSATDFFVLASGGSDVHVRAIAEHVVDALKKEDVRPGHVEGLQSAQWVLLDYIDVVVHVFQRGARDFYQLETLWGDAAVRHFEDGPEPPPTGAGPV; this comes from the coding sequence TTGGCGTCCGCGAAGGGAGATGGCTCCGGCTCCGCGGCGGAGGCCCTCGCCGTCCGGATCGCGGAGTGCGCGCTGGAGCGCAAGGCGGAGCACGTCGTCGCCCTCGACCTGCGGGGCATCTCGTCCGCGACGGACTTCTTCGTCCTCGCCAGCGGCGGATCGGATGTGCACGTGCGCGCGATCGCCGAGCATGTCGTCGATGCGCTGAAGAAGGAAGACGTCCGCCCCGGACACGTCGAAGGCCTGCAGTCGGCGCAGTGGGTTCTGCTCGACTACATCGACGTCGTCGTCCACGTCTTCCAGCGCGGGGCCCGCGACTTCTACCAGCTCGAGACGCTCTGGGGCGACGCGGCAGTCCGTCACTTCGAGGACGGCCCCGAGCCGCCACCGACGGGCGCGGGGCCCGTGTGA
- the smc gene encoding chromosome segregation protein SMC, producing the protein MKLRTLRLQGFKSFADSTEVQFHDGMTAIVGPNGCGKSNISDAIRWVLGEQRASAIRGGKMEEAIFQGSIRRRPVNRGSVSMMVSNEDGALPVPFQEVEIGRTVYRDGGSEYSINRSACRLRDVVDLCRDTGLGANAYSMIEGRMVDAILSDRADERRSLFEEASGIGKYKDRRKVATRRLESAEIDLQRLEDVIAEVQTKVRSLARQKGKAQRYLELRSRQLSVEVTVTRQRLDALAARLSELQGALTSDTEVGPGMVAEVRTAEAQLESLRIAQVEAERDRQAAAAALEAVRSELVRWERDLAVATERQTYAERRLEQIAREREEVDEQQTGLAGEHEQVTASEQDRTEEVERAREAVERARAAADDVRRRLVDAREALERLSTREREIVHQAARLDGDAAAAETQAGDLASRISRLAEELEGTAAAVSEIQSQGDLFAGRIDDLRDRVRTTRAAVQAALAGLADARSALEQRRAEEVRALEATSALGARIEALEQLERAQEGMEPVVRALLALDREGVLGVLGDAIRGPRAAVEAVEAFLGPLAQGVLVRDTEEAAALETWFRTEWEGGGGLFLMPLDAVPSDAGPAGTLLGQVQVEGPGAAWARALLADVDLVEDLGEHGGRARVTAGGVVRDALGILRVGRPLGGGGSLTRREELRELHERAQALAADVADAGRRRSDAEAAVSAAESAVEGARASAQQADSELHRAENDVAASAEHRTRLDRHHEELLRHLEGTRAAQVRAHERARTARAEREHLLDEEERLGREREQARQRVDAVTEEWEQARADEARHTVQFTRVESELERLRDRRQRIEEQRDTLRQRGEGLATEDASLRTELERVGALRQEGEEALARLFGERDVATEHLRTRDEALSEIVAGVSDAETRARRARAVEREATERRHRLELEAHDVAARIERVHDRLEAEWGRSFEALEAEAEPVEGDVGMLEDELRDLAEQVARIGPVNMLAVEEHAEESQRLTFLEEQRADLLTARDDLRTAIKQINQTATELFNGTFQTIRQNFQDTFQRLFQGGEADLWLADPEDPLESAIEIHASPRGKKTQRIDLLSGGERALTALSLLFGIYLVKPSPFCVLDEVDAPLDESNIVRFIRLLHDFKNETQFVVITHNPRTIEAADWIYGVTMEEPGVSTIVGVRLEEALQVSGAA; encoded by the coding sequence ATGAAGCTGCGTACGCTCCGCCTCCAGGGGTTCAAGTCCTTCGCGGACTCGACGGAGGTGCAGTTCCACGACGGCATGACGGCCATCGTGGGCCCGAACGGCTGCGGGAAGTCCAACATCAGCGATGCGATCCGCTGGGTGCTCGGCGAGCAACGCGCCAGCGCCATCCGCGGAGGCAAGATGGAAGAGGCCATCTTCCAGGGCTCCATCCGTCGACGGCCCGTGAACCGCGGCTCGGTCTCGATGATGGTGAGCAACGAGGATGGGGCCCTCCCGGTGCCGTTCCAGGAGGTGGAGATCGGGCGCACCGTCTACCGGGATGGCGGGAGCGAGTATTCGATCAACCGCTCCGCGTGTCGGCTGCGCGACGTCGTCGACCTGTGTCGCGACACCGGACTGGGTGCGAACGCCTATTCCATGATCGAGGGCCGCATGGTCGACGCGATCCTCTCCGATCGCGCCGACGAGCGTCGCTCGCTCTTCGAGGAGGCGTCCGGGATCGGGAAGTACAAGGACCGGCGCAAGGTGGCCACCCGCCGCCTGGAGAGCGCCGAGATCGACCTGCAGCGTCTCGAGGACGTCATCGCCGAGGTGCAGACCAAGGTCCGCTCGCTGGCCCGCCAGAAGGGCAAGGCCCAGCGCTACCTCGAGCTGCGCTCGCGGCAGCTGTCGGTGGAGGTGACCGTCACGCGTCAGCGCCTCGACGCCCTGGCGGCGCGTCTGTCCGAACTCCAGGGCGCGCTCACGAGCGACACCGAGGTGGGCCCGGGCATGGTGGCCGAGGTCCGCACGGCGGAGGCACAGCTGGAGTCGCTGCGCATCGCCCAGGTGGAGGCCGAGCGCGATCGGCAGGCGGCGGCGGCGGCGTTGGAGGCCGTGCGCTCGGAGCTGGTGCGCTGGGAGCGCGACCTGGCCGTGGCCACCGAACGCCAGACCTACGCGGAACGGCGTCTGGAGCAGATCGCGCGCGAGCGCGAAGAGGTGGACGAGCAGCAGACCGGCCTGGCGGGGGAGCACGAGCAGGTCACGGCCTCCGAGCAGGATCGCACCGAGGAGGTCGAGCGGGCCCGGGAAGCCGTGGAGCGCGCGCGCGCCGCGGCCGATGACGTCCGGCGCCGCCTGGTCGACGCACGCGAGGCCCTCGAGCGCCTGTCCACCCGCGAGCGCGAGATCGTGCACCAGGCGGCGCGTCTGGACGGCGACGCGGCGGCTGCGGAGACGCAGGCGGGCGATCTCGCCAGCCGCATCTCCCGTCTCGCGGAGGAGCTGGAGGGCACCGCGGCCGCCGTCTCCGAGATCCAGTCGCAAGGAGACCTCTTCGCGGGGCGGATCGACGATCTCCGCGACCGCGTGCGCACGACCAGGGCAGCCGTGCAGGCCGCACTGGCCGGACTGGCCGACGCACGCTCGGCGCTGGAGCAGCGGCGGGCGGAGGAGGTCCGGGCGTTGGAGGCCACGTCGGCGCTCGGCGCGCGCATCGAGGCGCTGGAGCAGCTCGAGCGCGCCCAGGAGGGCATGGAGCCGGTGGTCCGGGCGCTGCTGGCGCTCGACCGGGAGGGTGTCCTCGGCGTGCTGGGCGACGCGATCCGCGGTCCCCGCGCGGCGGTCGAGGCCGTGGAGGCCTTCCTGGGCCCGCTCGCGCAAGGTGTGCTGGTGCGGGACACGGAGGAGGCCGCGGCACTCGAGACCTGGTTCCGGACGGAATGGGAAGGCGGGGGCGGGCTCTTCCTGATGCCGCTCGACGCCGTCCCCTCCGACGCCGGACCGGCGGGCACGCTGCTCGGGCAGGTGCAGGTGGAGGGACCCGGCGCGGCCTGGGCCCGCGCCCTCCTGGCGGACGTGGACCTGGTGGAGGACCTGGGCGAGCACGGTGGACGGGCGCGCGTGACCGCAGGGGGGGTCGTACGCGATGCGCTCGGCATCCTGCGCGTGGGCCGCCCGCTCGGCGGGGGCGGATCGCTCACCCGGCGCGAGGAGCTGCGTGAGTTGCACGAACGTGCGCAGGCCCTGGCGGCGGATGTGGCGGACGCGGGACGGCGCCGTTCCGATGCGGAGGCCGCGGTGTCCGCCGCCGAGTCCGCCGTCGAAGGGGCGCGCGCGTCGGCGCAACAGGCCGACAGCGAGCTGCACCGCGCCGAGAACGACGTGGCGGCCTCGGCCGAGCACCGGACCCGGCTCGACCGGCACCACGAGGAGCTGCTCCGCCACCTGGAGGGCACGCGCGCCGCACAGGTGCGCGCCCACGAGCGCGCCCGCACCGCCCGCGCGGAGCGGGAGCATCTCCTGGACGAAGAGGAGCGGCTCGGGCGGGAACGCGAGCAGGCCCGGCAGCGCGTCGACGCCGTCACCGAGGAATGGGAGCAGGCGCGCGCCGACGAGGCCCGGCACACGGTGCAGTTCACGCGGGTGGAGAGCGAGCTGGAGCGCCTGCGCGACCGACGGCAGCGCATCGAAGAGCAGCGCGACACGCTGCGCCAGCGCGGCGAGGGCCTCGCCACCGAGGACGCCTCGCTCCGTACGGAGCTCGAGCGCGTCGGTGCGCTGCGACAGGAGGGGGAGGAGGCCTTGGCACGCCTGTTCGGCGAGCGGGACGTGGCCACCGAGCACCTGCGGACGCGGGACGAGGCCCTGAGCGAGATCGTGGCGGGCGTCTCCGATGCGGAGACGCGCGCGCGGCGCGCGCGCGCGGTCGAGCGCGAGGCCACCGAGCGCCGGCACCGCCTGGAGCTGGAGGCCCACGACGTGGCCGCGCGCATCGAGCGGGTGCACGACCGCCTGGAGGCGGAGTGGGGACGCAGCTTCGAGGCGCTCGAAGCCGAGGCCGAGCCCGTGGAGGGCGACGTCGGGATGCTGGAGGACGAGCTCCGGGATCTCGCCGAACAGGTGGCCCGCATCGGGCCGGTCAACATGCTGGCCGTCGAGGAGCATGCCGAAGAGAGCCAGCGTCTCACGTTCCTGGAGGAGCAGCGGGCGGATCTGCTGACGGCGCGCGACGACCTGCGCACGGCGATCAAGCAGATCAACCAGACGGCGACCGAGCTGTTCAACGGGACCTTCCAGACCATCCGCCAGAACTTCCAGGACACGTTCCAGCGGCTCTTCCAGGGAGGAGAGGCGGACCTGTGGCTCGCGGATCCCGAGGACCCGCTGGAGTCGGCGATCGAGATCCACGCCTCACCACGGGGCAAGAAGACCCAGCGCATCGACCTGCTCTCCGGCGGGGAGCGGGCGCTGACGGCGCTTTCGCTGCTCTTCGGCATCTACCTGGTCAAGCCCAGCCCGTTCTGTGTCCTCGACGAGGTGGACGCACCTCTGGACGAGTCGAACATCGTCCGGTTCATCCGGCTGCTGCACGACTTCAAGAACGAGACCCAGTTCGTGGTCATCACCCACAATCCGCGCACCATCGAGGCCGCCGACTGGATCTACGGCGTCACGATGGAGGAGCCGGGCGTCTCGACCATCGTGGGCGTACGCCTCGAGGAAGCGCTGCAGGTGAGCGGCGCGGCCTGA
- a CDS encoding ribonuclease Z has product MRVTVLGSGTLLPDSARGSAAHLVEADDARVLLDCGAGAVRALAGRGWDRLTHVALTHFHVDHVGDVGALCWALAHGRERAERPPLHVLGPPGVVQWWEHLAALHGEAMRAPGQPLRLHELRPGVAWTDPDRSWLRFGCVDTPHADPSLALRLETAEGDVGYTGDTGYDPSLSTFLAGVRVGISECGTREESPRPGHLTPTEVAALWGPARPGLLWLTHLDPALAPGVALARLREAGYEGPADCATDGLTWSSDDA; this is encoded by the coding sequence GTGCGCGTCACGGTCCTGGGCTCGGGGACGCTCCTGCCGGACAGCGCGCGGGGCTCGGCCGCCCATCTCGTGGAGGCGGACGACGCCCGCGTGCTGCTCGACTGTGGTGCGGGCGCCGTGCGCGCGCTCGCCGGCCGAGGGTGGGACAGGCTGACGCATGTGGCGCTCACCCACTTCCACGTCGATCACGTGGGGGACGTGGGTGCGCTGTGCTGGGCGCTCGCGCACGGGCGCGAACGGGCGGAGCGACCACCGCTGCACGTATTGGGGCCGCCGGGGGTGGTGCAGTGGTGGGAACACCTGGCGGCTCTGCACGGGGAGGCCATGCGCGCACCGGGTCAGCCGCTGCGACTGCATGAGCTGCGACCCGGCGTCGCCTGGACGGACCCCGACCGCTCGTGGCTCCGGTTCGGATGCGTCGACACACCCCACGCCGACCCCTCCCTGGCCCTCCGGCTGGAGACGGCGGAGGGCGACGTCGGGTACACCGGGGACACCGGCTACGACCCGTCGCTGTCCACCTTCCTTGCCGGGGTGCGCGTGGGGATCTCCGAGTGCGGGACGCGTGAGGAGTCCCCCCGCCCGGGCCACCTGACGCCGACGGAGGTGGCCGCGCTGTGGGGCCCCGCGCGGCCCGGGCTCCTGTGGCTCACCCATCTCGACCCCGCGCTGGCTCCCGGCGTGGCGCTGGCGCGCCTGCGGGAGGCCGGGTACGAGGGGCCCGCGGACTGCGCCACGGACGGCCTGACCTGGAGCTCGGACGACGCGTGA
- a CDS encoding YraN family protein: MEPVRLGSHGETLARRHLEGEGWTVLAANVRAGREEIDLVARRAEVVAFVEVKTRSSDRFGVPAVAVNARKRGRIRRVARAWLQDHPQPGATLRFDVVSIVVPPSGRVRIDVYEDAWR, from the coding sequence ATGGAACCGGTACGGTTGGGGTCCCACGGAGAGACCCTCGCGCGGCGCCACCTGGAAGGGGAGGGCTGGACCGTTCTCGCCGCCAATGTGCGCGCCGGGCGGGAGGAGATCGACCTCGTCGCCCGCCGTGCGGAGGTGGTCGCGTTCGTCGAGGTGAAGACGCGCTCGTCGGACCGCTTCGGCGTGCCCGCCGTGGCTGTGAACGCGCGCAAGCGGGGACGCATCCGCCGCGTCGCGCGCGCGTGGTTGCAGGACCATCCCCAGCCGGGCGCGACGTTGCGCTTCGACGTCGTCTCCATCGTCGTACCGCCTTCGGGCCGCGTCCGGATCGACGTCTATGAGGACGCGTGGCGCTGA
- the dnaX gene encoding DNA polymerase III subunit gamma/tau, whose product MSHTALARKYRPKTFADVAAQEHVSETLRKSVATDRVGHAYLFCGPRGVGKTTLARVLAMALNCPDRTSQGEPCGVCESCTRIWSGNTSLDVVEIDAASNRGVDDARSLRERAMYAPSEDRRFKVYIVDEAHMLTREAWNALLKILEEPPPRVIFVFATTEPQKIQQSAAPILSRCQRFDLRRVGAGEIERRLEHVLDSEGATASADALHALARKADGGMRDALSVLDQVLALAGDTVDLDAVRRVLGLVEEERYLELFAILAERRHADVFRLVESLVDDGYDLVEFYHGLMDTLRLLLRSALDPEAPDPSLPEHLHGPFREAAAGFAVGDLVRMLSLAADLETSGSLRRSPNPRVLIEMLLLRFSYLDRTVQLEALLGLAGGMPGPSGADAASPPAPRSGRPARTGGGRDTVARDSGAARSGPGQAAPASRPAPAPEGAARTEPTAPPPRPRPAPAVATGGLAGAWAALLASGAGVPPGLGPFLRTAQVEEGAGPTVVLRMPPGPGFERLQDPRVRQTLGDALAGHRGAPVQLQVEGAEAGTRAPERITQETVLKTRMEDLLAREPRLKEAVEELDLELLE is encoded by the coding sequence GTGTCGCATACCGCTCTCGCACGAAAGTACCGGCCGAAGACCTTTGCGGACGTAGCGGCCCAGGAGCACGTCTCCGAGACGCTACGCAAGTCCGTCGCCACCGACCGGGTGGGCCATGCCTACCTGTTCTGTGGGCCTCGCGGTGTCGGCAAGACCACGCTGGCGCGCGTGCTGGCCATGGCACTGAACTGCCCCGACCGCACCTCCCAGGGTGAGCCGTGCGGGGTCTGCGAGAGCTGCACGCGGATCTGGAGCGGGAATACCTCGCTGGACGTGGTGGAGATCGACGCCGCCTCCAATCGTGGCGTGGACGACGCCCGCAGCCTGCGCGAGCGCGCCATGTACGCCCCGTCCGAGGACCGTCGCTTCAAGGTCTACATCGTCGACGAAGCGCACATGCTCACGCGTGAGGCCTGGAACGCCCTCCTCAAGATCCTCGAGGAGCCACCTCCGCGCGTCATCTTCGTCTTCGCCACCACCGAACCGCAGAAGATCCAGCAGAGCGCGGCCCCGATCCTCTCGCGCTGCCAGCGCTTCGACCTGCGCCGCGTGGGGGCGGGGGAGATCGAGCGCCGGCTCGAGCACGTGCTGGACTCCGAAGGAGCCACGGCCAGCGCGGACGCCCTGCACGCGCTCGCGCGCAAGGCGGACGGAGGCATGCGTGACGCGCTCTCGGTCCTGGACCAGGTGCTGGCGCTCGCCGGGGACACGGTGGATCTCGACGCGGTCCGACGCGTGCTGGGGCTCGTGGAGGAGGAGCGCTACCTGGAGCTCTTCGCCATTCTGGCCGAGCGTCGCCACGCCGACGTCTTCCGCCTGGTGGAGTCGCTCGTCGACGACGGCTACGACCTCGTCGAGTTCTATCACGGGTTGATGGACACGCTGCGCCTGCTGTTGCGCTCGGCGCTCGATCCCGAAGCGCCGGATCCGTCCCTGCCCGAACACCTGCACGGCCCGTTCCGGGAGGCGGCGGCCGGCTTCGCCGTCGGAGACCTGGTACGGATGCTGTCGCTCGCCGCCGACCTGGAGACCTCCGGCAGCCTGCGGCGCTCGCCGAACCCGCGGGTGCTCATCGAGATGCTCCTGCTGCGCTTCAGCTATCTGGACCGCACGGTCCAGCTCGAGGCCCTGCTCGGGCTGGCCGGCGGGATGCCCGGCCCGTCCGGCGCGGACGCGGCGTCCCCTCCCGCACCCCGTTCGGGGCGGCCCGCGCGGACGGGCGGCGGACGGGACACGGTGGCCCGGGACAGCGGGGCCGCCCGTTCGGGGCCGGGCCAGGCCGCGCCGGCCTCCCGGCCGGCTCCGGCTCCGGAAGGCGCGGCTCGTACGGAGCCGACGGCGCCGCCGCCCCGCCCCCGGCCCGCTCCCGCGGTGGCCACCGGGGGGCTGGCCGGGGCCTGGGCGGCGCTCCTGGCGTCCGGTGCGGGTGTCCCCCCCGGGCTCGGTCCCTTCCTGCGCACGGCGCAGGTGGAAGAGGGCGCTGGACCCACCGTGGTGCTGCGGATGCCGCCCGGCCCGGGCTTCGAGCGCCTGCAGGACCCGCGGGTCCGTCAGACCCTGGGGGACGCGCTGGCCGGACACCGCGGCGCACCCGTCCAGCTCCAGGTGGAAGGGGCGGAGGCGGGCACGCGCGCACCGGAGCGGATCACCCAGGAGACGGTGCTCAAGACGCGGATGGAGGACCTGCTCGCCCGGGAACCGCGCCTGAAGGAGGCGGTAGAAGAACTCGACCTCGAGCTCCTGGAATAG
- a CDS encoding YbaB/EbfC family nucleoid-associated protein: protein MDNLQQLVEMGRELQAKMAELESSLDSLEVEASAGGGMVTAKVDGRGRLKGIRLDAKVVDPSDVEMLEDLITAAVSEAQHKAQRSQEERMRQLTGGLPLPGGFPGLL from the coding sequence ATGGACAACCTGCAACAGCTCGTCGAGATGGGCCGTGAGCTCCAGGCCAAGATGGCCGAGCTCGAGTCCTCGCTGGATTCCCTCGAAGTGGAAGCCTCCGCCGGTGGCGGGATGGTGACGGCCAAGGTGGATGGCCGTGGACGGCTCAAGGGCATCCGTCTGGACGCCAAGGTGGTCGACCCCTCGGACGTGGAGATGCTCGAGGACCTGATCACGGCGGCCGTCTCCGAAGCCCAGCACAAGGCCCAGCGCAGCCAGGAGGAACGGATGCGCCAGCTGACCGGGGGCCTGCCGCTCCCCGGAGGGTTCCCGGGCCTCCTGTAG